One genomic region from Evansella sp. LMS18 encodes:
- the galE gene encoding UDP-glucose 4-epimerase GalE has protein sequence MAVLVCGGAGYIGSHAVAELLNKGEEVVVVDNLQMGHKEAVLQGAKLYDGDLRDKDFLNRVFEENEINAVIHFAADSLVGVSMEEPLQYYNNNVYGAMCLLEVMKDHGVKVIVFSSTAATYGEPVNIPIMETDPTIPTNPYGETKLAIEKMLKWCEEAYGIRSISLRYFNVAGAHMNGEIGEDHTPETHLIPIVLQVALGQREKIMIFGDDYDTPDGTCIRDYIHVNDLIDAHLLALEKLRSGAGSNVFNLGNGSGFSVKEVIDTARKVTGHGIPAETAPRRAGDPAKLVASSEKAQQELGWKPNHPSLEAIIESAWNWHQKSPGGYKGLKG, from the coding sequence ATGGCGGTACTAGTATGCGGGGGAGCAGGATACATTGGCAGCCATGCTGTTGCAGAGCTGTTAAATAAAGGGGAAGAGGTTGTTGTTGTCGATAATTTACAGATGGGCCACAAAGAAGCGGTGCTTCAAGGGGCGAAGCTGTATGACGGGGATTTACGGGATAAGGATTTTCTGAACAGAGTTTTTGAAGAAAATGAAATAAACGCTGTTATCCATTTCGCGGCGGATTCTCTGGTGGGTGTAAGTATGGAAGAACCGCTGCAATACTACAACAATAATGTTTACGGAGCAATGTGCCTCCTTGAGGTGATGAAAGACCACGGCGTTAAGGTGATTGTGTTTTCCTCCACAGCGGCGACTTACGGAGAGCCTGTCAATATCCCGATAATGGAGACGGATCCGACAATTCCTACAAATCCATATGGGGAAACGAAGCTCGCAATTGAAAAAATGCTTAAATGGTGTGAAGAGGCATACGGAATCCGTTCTATTTCCCTGCGTTACTTCAATGTAGCCGGAGCACATATGAACGGGGAGATTGGCGAAGACCACACACCGGAAACCCACCTCATTCCAATCGTCCTTCAGGTAGCTCTGGGGCAGCGGGAAAAAATAATGATCTTCGGAGATGATTATGACACACCGGACGGCACGTGCATCAGGGATTACATCCATGTGAATGATTTAATTGACGCCCACCTGCTTGCTCTGGAAAAACTAAGGAGCGGTGCTGGAAGCAATGTATTTAACCTTGGAAACGGAAGCGGCTTCAGTGTGAAAGAAGTTATCGATACAGCGAGGAAAGTAACCGGGCATGGAATTCCGGCAGAAACGGCACCGCGACGTGCGGGGGACCCTGCAAAGCTTGTGGCATCTTCAGAAAAAGCTCAGCAGGAGTTAGGCTGGAAACCGAACCATCCATCTCTGGAAGCGATCATTGAAAGCGCCTGGAACTGGCATCAGAAAAGTCCAGGAGGTTATAAAGGGCTGAAGGGATAA
- a CDS encoding M20 family metallopeptidase has protein sequence MNKPTVKGLGEKHFDEVVSIRRHFHQNPELSGEEVETSKKVQEKLTEYGIPFKTGYAEHGVLGVIEGDRPGPTVALRADMDALPIHEENDHPYISKVPGKMHACGHDAHTAMLLGAGKILNSMKDELPGKVLLVFQPSEEITPIGGAQPMMEDGVFDEHEPDMIFAQHVWPDLPVGQIGCVPGPIMGASDRFKIVINGAGGHASMPHQTVDAIIVANNVISSLQTIVSRNVDPVDSAVLTVGRIDGGSRYNVIASKVTIEGTIRTYKPETKEMVKRRFHTIVNGVAESMEASATIEYYDGYPATVNHAEWAEHVTDTAKEMYGDSAAPEVNPVLGGEDFSRFLLKYPGAYFWLGTALPGVEKQKPLHDPQFKIDERAIVYGTEMMAQVAVDALYKGAGKNE, from the coding sequence ATGAATAAGCCAACCGTAAAAGGACTAGGAGAAAAACATTTTGACGAAGTAGTTTCCATCAGAAGGCATTTCCACCAAAACCCCGAGCTTAGCGGCGAGGAAGTGGAAACATCTAAAAAAGTCCAGGAGAAACTGACAGAGTACGGAATTCCATTTAAAACAGGCTATGCGGAGCATGGAGTGCTTGGTGTTATTGAAGGAGACAGACCAGGGCCGACTGTAGCGCTCCGGGCCGACATGGATGCTCTTCCGATCCATGAAGAAAATGACCACCCGTATATTTCCAAAGTGCCGGGAAAAATGCACGCTTGCGGACATGATGCGCACACAGCGATGCTTCTTGGAGCAGGGAAAATACTTAACAGCATGAAGGACGAGCTGCCAGGAAAAGTGCTTCTTGTTTTTCAGCCATCTGAAGAAATCACCCCAATAGGCGGCGCTCAGCCGATGATGGAGGACGGAGTCTTTGATGAACACGAACCAGACATGATTTTTGCCCAGCATGTGTGGCCTGACCTCCCGGTTGGACAGATCGGCTGTGTTCCGGGACCGATCATGGGCGCATCTGACAGATTCAAAATAGTTATTAATGGTGCTGGCGGCCATGCGAGCATGCCGCATCAGACGGTGGACGCGATTATTGTGGCCAACAATGTGATTTCCAGCCTGCAGACAATCGTCAGCAGAAACGTAGACCCGGTCGACTCTGCTGTCCTGACAGTAGGCCGCATCGACGGGGGAAGCAGGTACAACGTTATCGCAAGCAAAGTGACCATTGAAGGAACGATCAGAACCTATAAACCGGAGACGAAGGAAATGGTGAAAAGGCGTTTCCATACGATTGTTAACGGGGTTGCTGAATCCATGGAGGCTTCCGCAACCATTGAGTATTACGACGGATACCCGGCGACGGTGAACCATGCAGAATGGGCGGAACATGTGACGGATACTGCAAAGGAAATGTATGGGGACAGTGCGGCTCCAGAGGTGAACCCTGTCCTTGGAGGGGAAGATTTCAGCCGGTTCCTTTTGAAATATCCTGGAGCTTATTTCTGGCTCGGTACAGCCCTGCCTGGTGTGGAAAAACAAAAGCCGCTCCATGACCCGCAGTTTAAAATCGATGAGCGGGCAATTGTGTACGGCACTGAAATGATGGCACAGGTGGCTGTAGATGCTCTGTATAAGGGAGCAGGGAAAAATGAATGA
- the galT gene encoding UDP-glucose--hexose-1-phosphate uridylyltransferase: protein MSIYTSIERLLQYGLQKKLFHEIDKDYVRNQILHVLELEDYEQTSAPEEAEETPVRILKVILDWASENGRLEENTVTHRDLLDTELMGCLAGRPSEVVRDFQDEADKNGIEAATKDFYQFSKDVHYIRTDRVAKNESWFTDTEYGKLEITINLSKPEKDPKEIAAAKLAKQASYPKCLLCKENVGYTGRLNHPARQNLRTLPVSLAGENWHLQFSPYVYYNEHAILLKEEHEPMKITKKTFERLLSFVEQFPHYFLGSNADLPIVGGSILSHDHFQGGNHDFPMAMAEYETTFELNNFPKIRAGIVKWPMSVIRLQGDQAGDLAEAADYIFRKWSGYSDETAGIYAFSGEAPHNTITPIARMRDNLYELDLVLRNNRTNEEHPDGIFHPHKEVHHIKKENIGLIEVMGLAVLPGRLKEELELLAEAMTGSHPEEKIKSDDRIEKHAEWALSIMENHTFTDKNDCLRILKEETGLVFSEILEHAGVYKRDEAGREAFLSFAETL, encoded by the coding sequence GTGAGCATCTATACATCCATTGAAAGGCTGCTGCAGTACGGTCTTCAGAAAAAACTGTTTCATGAAATAGATAAGGATTATGTACGGAACCAGATTTTGCACGTCCTCGAACTGGAGGACTATGAACAGACGTCTGCTCCTGAAGAAGCCGAGGAAACTCCTGTACGGATACTAAAAGTGATTCTTGACTGGGCTTCGGAAAATGGAAGGCTGGAAGAAAACACGGTTACACACCGGGACCTCCTGGATACAGAACTGATGGGCTGCCTTGCCGGCCGGCCGTCCGAGGTGGTCAGGGATTTTCAGGACGAAGCGGATAAGAACGGAATAGAAGCAGCAACTAAGGATTTTTATCAATTCAGCAAAGATGTCCACTACATCCGTACAGACAGAGTTGCAAAAAATGAAAGCTGGTTTACGGATACAGAGTACGGAAAACTGGAAATTACTATTAATTTATCAAAGCCTGAAAAAGATCCAAAAGAAATTGCGGCGGCTAAACTGGCCAAACAAGCATCATATCCAAAATGCCTTTTGTGTAAAGAAAATGTCGGCTATACGGGAAGGCTGAACCACCCTGCGAGGCAGAATTTAAGGACGCTGCCTGTTTCACTTGCGGGAGAAAACTGGCATCTGCAGTTTTCCCCATATGTTTACTATAACGAGCATGCGATCCTGTTAAAGGAAGAGCATGAGCCTATGAAAATCACGAAAAAAACATTTGAAAGGCTGCTTAGCTTTGTGGAGCAGTTCCCGCATTATTTTCTGGGGTCGAATGCAGACTTGCCGATCGTTGGGGGTTCTATTTTAAGTCATGACCATTTCCAGGGTGGGAACCATGACTTCCCGATGGCGATGGCGGAGTATGAAACTACGTTTGAACTGAATAATTTTCCGAAGATACGAGCCGGAATTGTAAAATGGCCAATGTCGGTGATCCGGCTGCAGGGAGATCAGGCGGGAGACCTGGCGGAAGCAGCAGACTATATTTTCCGTAAATGGAGCGGCTATTCTGATGAAACTGCCGGCATTTACGCTTTTTCAGGGGAGGCCCCCCATAATACCATTACGCCGATCGCCCGTATGAGGGACAATCTGTATGAGCTTGATCTTGTACTGAGGAATAACCGTACAAATGAAGAGCACCCGGACGGAATTTTTCACCCGCACAAGGAAGTTCATCATATTAAAAAGGAAAATATCGGCTTGATCGAAGTGATGGGACTGGCGGTACTTCCAGGCAGACTTAAGGAAGAACTGGAGCTGCTTGCCGAGGCAATGACCGGCAGCCATCCGGAAGAAAAAATTAAATCTGATGACAGAATAGAAAAACATGCCGAATGGGCACTCAGCATCATGGAGAATCATACTTTTACAGACAAAAATGACTGCCTGAGGATATTGAAAGAAGAAACAGGCCTTGTTTTTTCTGAAATTCTTGAGCATGCCGGTGTATATAAAAGGGATGAAGCAGGACGGGAAGCTTTCCTTTCCTTCGCGGAAACATTGTAA
- a CDS encoding Gfo/Idh/MocA family protein: MKWGILGASGIAEKAVVPALIRAENTEITAVASGSGKGKEFAEKFHINKVYTDYTELLKDPDVEAVYISVPNHLHKKWTIEAAKNGKHVLCEKPAALNAADAEEMLQICKDNNVQFLEAFMYQFHPQHLQVKDIIKSGEIGDVKLIKAGFSFPLDLGKSNIRLDKEKGGGSLFDVGCYGIHSVLDLSASTPAEIKAVSVVNEELQVDTSTVVSLKMENGILAQIDSSFEQQFRNEYIVIGTKGSVTVTDAYRPDKPGVGTIIIKDMETGETRTEKLEGDTYRLETEALTEAVTEGRSLEHYHRLTLETLRVIEKCLEEI; this comes from the coding sequence ATGAAATGGGGAATCCTTGGGGCTTCAGGTATTGCAGAAAAAGCGGTTGTTCCTGCACTTATCCGTGCGGAAAACACAGAAATAACAGCTGTTGCGAGCGGAAGCGGGAAAGGAAAAGAGTTCGCGGAAAAGTTTCATATCAATAAAGTTTACACCGATTATACAGAGCTCCTGAAAGATCCCGATGTAGAAGCAGTCTATATTTCCGTACCGAACCACTTACATAAAAAATGGACGATTGAAGCAGCGAAAAACGGCAAGCATGTGCTATGCGAAAAACCAGCGGCACTTAACGCAGCAGACGCAGAGGAAATGCTGCAAATTTGCAAAGATAATAACGTGCAATTTTTAGAGGCGTTCATGTACCAGTTCCATCCCCAGCATCTCCAAGTGAAAGATATTATAAAGTCAGGTGAGATAGGGGACGTCAAACTAATAAAAGCAGGATTTTCCTTTCCGCTGGACCTTGGGAAGTCTAACATCCGCCTTGATAAAGAAAAGGGCGGAGGCAGCCTGTTTGATGTAGGATGCTACGGGATCCATTCTGTTCTTGATCTGTCGGCCAGCACGCCTGCTGAAATAAAAGCTGTTTCCGTTGTTAATGAAGAGCTGCAGGTGGATACGAGCACTGTCGTTTCCTTAAAAATGGAGAATGGCATACTTGCACAAATAGATTCCAGCTTCGAGCAGCAGTTCCGAAACGAGTATATTGTCATTGGAACGAAAGGCAGTGTTACCGTGACAGATGCATACAGACCTGATAAGCCAGGTGTGGGAACAATCATTATCAAAGATATGGAGACAGGGGAAACACGTACGGAAAAACTGGAAGGGGACACTTACCGGCTCGAAACAGAAGCTCTCACAGAAGCGGTTACAGAAGGACGCTCACTGGAGCATTATCACCGGCTGACTCTGGAAACATTGAGGGTTATAGAAAAATGTCTTGAAGAAATATAA
- a CDS encoding M20 family metallo-hydrolase, whose amino-acid sequence MKEWLEETLKKLNLTDSMIQKDGFTRLGYSEDELKSMDVFKQISGELGLTVRTDEAGNVIARWEEGPQASDLPAVTLGSHVDTVKHGGGYDGVAGVLCALGAVKKLKDEGYKPAYPVEVICFASEESSRFGVSTIGSKAMAGILDTNQLANIADENGVTIKEAVESTGLDWSAIGQAERETDEIKSFAELHIEQGTVIENAGAQFGAVSAVACPIRLKLIINGKMGHTGTTPMGMRQDALAAAAPVISFVAEEGARLSRESEDRLVATVSTISAVPNAMNVIPGIVELGIDIRSVNDSLKENMAKLISDKVVSVEKEYTVSIEVEELVNNPSVTLDKNLMESLGQLGEQEGYQSHEMISGAGHDVMNMAKKWPSGLVFIPCRDGLSHHPEEHASLEDLEMGTNILAAYIKNEAE is encoded by the coding sequence ATGAAAGAATGGCTGGAGGAAACGTTAAAAAAACTGAATTTAACAGATTCGATGATCCAAAAAGATGGTTTTACCCGGCTTGGCTACAGCGAAGACGAGCTGAAATCAATGGACGTTTTTAAGCAAATTTCAGGAGAGCTGGGATTAACTGTACGAACTGATGAGGCAGGAAACGTAATCGCCCGCTGGGAAGAGGGGCCGCAAGCAAGTGACCTGCCTGCAGTTACCTTAGGCTCCCATGTTGACACAGTTAAACACGGAGGCGGCTACGATGGAGTTGCTGGTGTTCTATGTGCCCTCGGAGCGGTGAAAAAGCTCAAAGATGAAGGATATAAACCAGCATACCCTGTAGAGGTCATTTGTTTTGCCTCCGAAGAATCTTCCCGTTTTGGAGTTTCAACAATTGGAAGTAAAGCGATGGCCGGCATTCTCGATACAAATCAGCTGGCAAATATCGCGGATGAAAACGGAGTAACCATAAAAGAAGCTGTGGAAAGCACTGGGCTTGACTGGTCCGCAATCGGGCAAGCTGAGCGTGAAACTGATGAGATTAAAAGCTTTGCAGAGCTCCATATTGAGCAAGGCACAGTTATTGAAAACGCAGGTGCCCAGTTCGGAGCAGTATCAGCGGTAGCTTGCCCCATCAGACTGAAGCTGATCATTAACGGGAAGATGGGCCACACAGGAACGACTCCGATGGGTATGCGCCAGGATGCTCTTGCGGCAGCGGCACCTGTTATTTCCTTTGTTGCTGAAGAAGGAGCAAGGCTGTCCCGGGAGTCAGAAGACCGTCTTGTTGCCACGGTGAGCACGATATCTGCTGTGCCAAATGCCATGAATGTGATACCGGGGATTGTGGAGCTCGGCATCGATATTCGCAGTGTCAACGATTCACTGAAGGAAAATATGGCGAAGTTGATTTCTGATAAAGTTGTGAGTGTGGAAAAAGAATATACTGTGAGCATCGAAGTGGAAGAACTCGTAAACAATCCGTCAGTCACACTGGATAAAAATCTGATGGAATCACTGGGACAATTAGGGGAACAGGAAGGCTACCAATCCCACGAAATGATTAGCGGTGCCGGACACGATGTGATGAATATGGCTAAAAAATGGCCATCCGGACTAGTGTTCATTCCATGCAGGGACGGGCTAAGCCACCATCCGGAAGAGCATGCCTCGCTCGAGGACCTGGAAATGGGAACAAACATCTTAGCTGCTTATATAAAAAATGAAGCTGAGTAA
- a CDS encoding galactokinase, whose amino-acid sequence MKEKLQNEYTSVFGAGSETEKNARLFFAPGRVNLIGEHIDYNGGYVLPAALSLGTYALAVPRQDNKVRLYSVNFPDKGVIEFTLNELVYKKEDDWANYPKGVLSVFAEKGYAGKTGFDAVFYGNIPNGAGLSSSASIEVVTAVLWNELNEFKADPVTLVQWCQRAENEFIGVNCGIMDQFSIGLGKKDNAILLNCETLEYKYSPLKLDGYVLVIANTNKRRGLADSKYNERRSECEQALARLQEKHSISALCDMDTETFEQDKHLIEDDTVRKRAKHAIYENERTIHAAKLLKEGDLEGFGQLMNESHISLRDDYEVTGKELDSLVEAAWDEKTVIGARMTGAGFGGCTVNLVHKDNLEEVLERIGGKYEKVTGLQAEFYVAESGEGAHEITD is encoded by the coding sequence ATGAAAGAGAAACTGCAGAATGAATATACATCAGTTTTCGGAGCAGGCTCTGAGACGGAGAAAAACGCACGTTTGTTTTTTGCCCCCGGAAGAGTCAATCTGATTGGAGAGCATATTGATTATAACGGCGGGTACGTACTGCCCGCGGCATTAAGCCTTGGAACTTACGCGCTCGCCGTGCCAAGGCAGGACAATAAAGTGAGGTTATATTCGGTGAACTTCCCTGATAAGGGAGTCATTGAGTTCACGCTGAATGAGCTTGTATACAAAAAAGAAGATGACTGGGCCAACTACCCAAAAGGTGTCCTGTCCGTATTTGCAGAAAAGGGTTATGCGGGAAAGACCGGATTTGACGCTGTATTTTACGGAAATATTCCGAATGGTGCCGGCCTTTCTTCATCTGCATCCATTGAAGTGGTGACAGCTGTCCTCTGGAACGAACTTAACGAATTCAAGGCGGATCCGGTAACGCTAGTTCAATGGTGCCAAAGGGCGGAGAATGAATTTATAGGGGTGAACTGCGGGATCATGGACCAGTTTTCCATCGGTCTTGGGAAAAAAGACAATGCCATTCTTCTTAACTGTGAAACACTTGAGTATAAATACAGTCCTTTGAAGCTTGATGGATATGTTCTGGTAATAGCTAATACAAATAAACGCAGGGGACTTGCGGATTCCAAATATAATGAACGGCGGAGCGAGTGTGAGCAGGCTTTGGCCAGGCTGCAGGAGAAACATTCCATCTCAGCCCTGTGCGATATGGATACAGAAACGTTCGAGCAGGACAAGCATTTGATTGAAGACGACACAGTGAGAAAACGGGCGAAACATGCCATTTATGAAAATGAAAGAACCATTCATGCTGCAAAGCTGCTGAAAGAAGGCGACCTGGAAGGATTCGGGCAGCTTATGAATGAGTCTCACATCTCTTTAAGGGACGACTATGAGGTGACGGGAAAAGAACTTGACTCCTTAGTGGAAGCGGCATGGGACGAAAAAACAGTGATCGGAGCAAGAATGACAGGGGCCGGTTTTGGCGGATGTACCGTCAATCTTGTCCATAAGGATAACCTTGAAGAAGTGCTTGAAAGAATCGGCGGTAAATATGAAAAGGTGACAGGCCTTCAGGCGGAATTTTATGTTGCGGAGAGTGGGGAAGGAGCCCACGAGATTACAGACTGA
- a CDS encoding ROK family transcriptional regulator has product MIGSEMTGSFQLMKSMNRALILNTIRSEGPISRADIAKRTKLTPPTVTNVVGELLKTGLIKESDTGVSKGGRRPIMLTVNWPSRNVIGVDIGVNKIRVVLTDLNANILYKTVAKMPVPVTEEKLLETLKKSIHRLVTQSGADKEKLIGIGVGMHGMVDSERGVSLYAPSWNLKNVAVKEELEREFLLPVKAENDAKTLALGERWFGQGKDTENLVCINVGMGIGAGIILNNHIYRGNDHIAGEIGHMVIDVDGPKCSCGNYGCFQTLSGGSALRDYVLKEIALGRDTILSDWLEKNPESIDGKTIYECAKKGDALALEAFSKTGSFLGIGLLNLLHLMNPPLVVIGGGVSRAGDLILSPVRKIVKLRGLTETVKATKIVESKLGENGTVIGAATLILADLFALNNS; this is encoded by the coding sequence ATGATTGGATCTGAGATGACAGGCAGTTTTCAGCTGATGAAATCAATGAACCGTGCTCTTATCCTGAACACAATTCGTTCAGAAGGCCCTATATCAAGAGCGGACATTGCAAAAAGGACAAAGCTGACCCCTCCCACGGTAACAAATGTAGTTGGAGAACTGTTGAAAACCGGGCTTATTAAAGAAAGTGACACGGGAGTTTCCAAGGGCGGCAGGCGTCCGATCATGCTGACTGTAAACTGGCCTAGCAGAAATGTCATTGGGGTGGATATCGGAGTGAATAAAATCCGTGTCGTCCTTACCGACTTGAACGCGAATATCCTTTATAAAACTGTTGCTAAAATGCCTGTTCCTGTTACAGAAGAAAAGCTTCTCGAAACGTTGAAGAAAAGTATTCACAGGCTGGTTACCCAATCAGGGGCAGATAAAGAAAAGCTGATTGGAATAGGGGTAGGGATGCATGGAATGGTAGATTCCGAGCGAGGTGTCTCTTTGTATGCCCCGTCCTGGAACCTGAAAAATGTAGCGGTGAAGGAGGAGCTGGAAAGAGAGTTTCTCCTTCCGGTGAAGGCGGAAAATGATGCGAAAACCCTGGCCCTTGGAGAAAGATGGTTCGGGCAGGGGAAAGACACGGAAAATCTCGTCTGCATCAATGTTGGGATGGGCATCGGCGCCGGCATTATTCTTAATAATCATATCTATCGCGGCAACGACCATATAGCAGGAGAGATAGGGCATATGGTAATTGATGTGGACGGTCCGAAGTGTTCTTGCGGAAACTACGGCTGTTTTCAGACGCTTTCCGGGGGGTCGGCACTGCGGGATTATGTATTAAAAGAAATAGCGCTGGGAAGAGACACTATCCTTTCAGACTGGCTGGAGAAAAACCCGGAATCCATTGATGGAAAAACAATTTACGAGTGTGCGAAAAAAGGCGATGCGCTCGCATTGGAGGCCTTCTCGAAAACCGGTAGTTTCCTCGGGATAGGTCTGCTTAATTTACTGCATCTGATGAACCCTCCATTAGTAGTTATCGGCGGCGGGGTGTCCCGGGCTGGGGACTTGATATTGTCTCCTGTTCGGAAAATAGTGAAGTTACGGGGGCTGACAGAAACCGTGAAGGCGACGAAGATCGTGGAGTCCAAACTGGGGGAGAACGGGACCGTCATTGGCGCGGCAACCCTTATCTTAGCTGATCTGTTTGCTTTAAATAACAGTTAA
- a CDS encoding amidohydrolase, whose protein sequence is MNEQINSFLAGQKDALESLRRELHQHPETGWTEYYTTWRIASELEGLGFTLAVGQDALVSEARMGVPEAEELAEAEERARSLGVPEEFIAKMSGGHTGLAASYDSGVEGPHLAFRFDIDALPIKEAVIDSHLPAKEGFSSKWKGRMHACAHDGHTTIGIGLARFIAEVKNDLKGKITLIFQPAEEGSRGAVSMVEKGWLDEVDYFLSGHIGITSMEVGAIAAGTDGFLATSKINVVFHGKSAHAGVAPQDGNNALLAAASAAVHLHGISRHSGGATRINVGRIEAGSGRNIISDFGKLELETRGETTELNEYMAQEAKRVIEAAAAMHNVEAEIEVVGQGIGAGSDEWFVEEVERAVEGSGRISRVIPRLSLGGSEDATYMMKRVQENGGKATYMLFGTPLPAGHHHPEFDFDEGVLAAGVETYARMLMRYLEK, encoded by the coding sequence ATGAATGAGCAGATTAATAGTTTTTTAGCCGGACAAAAGGATGCTCTTGAGAGTTTGAGGAGGGAGTTGCACCAGCATCCGGAAACCGGCTGGACGGAGTACTACACTACATGGCGGATTGCCAGTGAACTGGAAGGACTCGGTTTTACATTGGCAGTTGGCCAGGATGCACTTGTTTCAGAAGCGCGAATGGGAGTGCCAGAGGCTGAAGAGCTTGCCGAGGCAGAAGAACGGGCTCGTTCCCTCGGTGTTCCAGAGGAGTTTATCGCAAAAATGAGCGGAGGGCATACAGGGCTGGCTGCCTCCTATGATTCTGGAGTTGAGGGGCCGCACCTGGCCTTTCGGTTCGATATAGATGCCCTTCCGATAAAAGAGGCGGTTATTGACAGCCACCTCCCTGCAAAGGAAGGATTTTCTTCCAAGTGGAAAGGAAGAATGCACGCCTGCGCCCATGACGGCCATACAACAATAGGAATTGGACTTGCCCGGTTTATTGCTGAGGTTAAGAACGATCTGAAAGGAAAAATCACGCTTATCTTCCAGCCGGCAGAAGAAGGGAGCAGAGGAGCTGTTTCCATGGTGGAAAAAGGCTGGCTTGACGAGGTGGATTACTTCCTGTCGGGCCATATAGGGATTACTTCCATGGAGGTTGGTGCGATTGCGGCCGGGACAGACGGCTTCCTGGCAACGAGCAAAATAAACGTTGTTTTTCACGGGAAATCGGCCCATGCAGGAGTAGCTCCTCAGGATGGAAATAACGCTCTTCTGGCTGCGGCATCTGCAGCTGTTCATTTGCATGGTATCTCCCGCCATTCAGGAGGTGCAACAAGGATTAATGTTGGCCGGATTGAAGCTGGCAGCGGAAGGAACATTATTTCCGATTTTGGAAAGCTGGAACTGGAAACCCGCGGGGAAACAACGGAGCTCAATGAGTATATGGCCCAGGAAGCGAAGCGTGTGATTGAAGCTGCCGCAGCAATGCATAATGTGGAAGCGGAAATCGAAGTTGTGGGGCAAGGGATCGGTGCGGGAAGTGATGAATGGTTTGTTGAGGAAGTTGAGCGGGCAGTGGAAGGAAGCGGCCGCATCAGCCGGGTAATTCCGAGATTGTCGCTCGGGGGTTCCGAGGATGCCACTTATATGATGAAAAGGGTCCAGGAAAACGGCGGGAAGGCGACATACATGCTCTTCGGAACGCCACTCCCAGCAGGGCATCACCACCCTGAGTTTGACTTTGACGAAGGGGTGCTGGCAGCAGGCGTGGAGACGTACGCCAGGATGCTGATGAGGTATTTGGAAAAATAA